In the genome of Triticum urartu cultivar G1812 chromosome 5, Tu2.1, whole genome shotgun sequence, one region contains:
- the LOC125509629 gene encoding peroxidase 17 — protein MAPPRVGLLLALALCLAFARADAAVRELRVGYYAQTCPRAEEIVRRVMARALAREARSVASVMRLQFHDCFVNGCDGSVLMDATPTMAGEKEALSNINSLRSFEVVDEVKSALEEQCPGVVSCADIIIMAARDAVVLTGGPNWDVRLGREDSLTASQEDSDNIMPSPRANASALIRLFAGYKLTVTDLVALSGSHSIGEARCFSIVFRLYNQSGSGRPDPHMDPAYGQALDALCPLTGDQNVTGGLDATPVVFDNQYFKDLVHLRGFLNSDQTLFSDNEGTRRVVTQFSQNQDAFFRAFIEGMVKLGELQNPRKGEIRRNCRVANGGRPPLEKQVAPFRVLDF, from the exons ATGGCGCCGccccgcgtcggcctgctcctcgCCCTCGCCTTGTGCCTCGCGTTCGCGCGCGCGGACGCGGCCGTGAGGGAGCTCAGGGTCGGGTACTACGCGCAGACGTGCCCCCGCGCGGAGGAGATCGTGCGGCGCGTCATGGCCCGCGCGCTCGCGCGCGAGGCCCGCAGCGTCGCCTCCGTCATGCGCCTCCAGTTCCACGACTGCTTCGTCAAC GGATGCGACGGGTCGGTGCTGATGGACGCGACGCCGACGATGGCGGGGGAGAAGGAGGCGCTCTCCAACATCAACTCCCTCCGCTCCTtcgaggtcgtggacgaggtcaAGAGCGCCCTGGAGGAGCAGTGCCCCGGCGTCGTCTCCTGCGCCGACATCATCATCATGGCCGCCCGCGACGCCGTCGTGCTG ACTGGTGGACCCAACTGGGACGTGAGGCTCGGGCGCGAGGACAGTCTGACGGCGAGCCAGGAGGACTCGGACAACATCATGCCGAGCCCGCGCGCCAACGCGAGCGCGCTCATCCGCCTCTTCGCCGGCTACAAGCTCACCGTCACCGACCTCGTCGCGCTCTCCGGCTCGCACTCCATCGGCGAGGCCCGctgcttctccatcgtcttccgCCTCTACAACCAGTCGGGCTCCGGCCGCCCCGACCCCCACATGGACCCGGCCTACGGCCAGGCGCTCGACGCGCTCTGCCCCCTCACCGGCGACCAGAACGTCACCGGCGGCCTGGACGCCACCCCGGTCGTCTTCGACAACCAGTACTTCAAGGACCTGGTCCACCTCCGCGGATTCCTCAACTCCGACCAGACGCTCTTCTCCGACAACGAGGGGACCCGGCGGGTGGTGACGCAGTTCAGCCAGAACCAGGACGCCTTCTTCAGGGCCTTCATCGAGGGGATGGTCAAGCTGGGCGAGCTCCAGAACCCCAGGAAGGGGGAGATCCGGCGCAACTGCCGCGTCGCCAACGGCGGGCGGCCGCCGCTGGAGAAGCAGGTCGCGCCGTTCCGGGTGCTGGACTTCTGA